The genomic region TCACCAACCGCTTTGAGGTCGAGCGGCGCCCGCACCATCGCTCGCGCGGCGAGCTTGTGTGGCAGTCGCTGGGCCGGGCAAGTGTGGAGGAGGCGCTGGAGGGCGTGCGAGGTCTTTCGCCCGCTGACTACGGCGGGTTTCATCTGCTGCTGGCCGACGAAACACGCGCGCAGGTGATCTGGAGCGATGGCGAGGTGTTTCGTGAAGAGGTGCTGGCGCCGGGGTATCACGCGTTGAGTGAGCGTAGCTTTGGGGCGGGCGCCTCAAAACGTCTGGAGCGACTCGCCAGGCAGCTTCCCGGGCAGCGACCGCTCAACGACGGGATGCGCCGAAGCCTTATTGAGGCGATGGCCTGGCGCGACGAGGAGCACCCCTTTGAGAGCACCTGCGTGCATATGCCGGAGCTCGATTACGGCACCCGCTCCTCCACGCTTGTGGCTTTGGGGGAGCGGGTGCGCTTTGAGCACGCGGAGGGGCCGCCCTGTGAGGCGGATTATGTGAGTTACGCGGCCGAGCTTAAAGCGTTGGGGTTGTAGTCCCGGTGCGGAAAGTCGGGCGTAGTGTGGGGTTTCAATCTCTGGCGATGCCGCGGGCGTGCTCGACCTGCGCATCGGCCGGAGCTTTGCCCTCCGAGAAAGCGATCGGGGCTGAGAGCAGCGTGTCGGGGATCTGGAAGGCGTCGACAAAGGCCACGGCGTCGGGGCGAAGCTCGGCGCAGAGGGTGTTGACGCGGTCGCGGATCGCGGCGGCTTTGTTGCCCTGGACGTAGCCGTTTTCCAAAAACCAGGCCATGTCCTTCTCGATGATGCTCAGGGCGAAGAGCTTACGAAGTTGGCTCAGCGCGCGGCGAAGCGCGGCGTCCGTGGTGTTTTTCTCAGCCTCAATGAAACACTCAAGCACGAAGCGCTCGACGTTGGCGTTGGCTACCGCGATGACGTGATCCTGGCAGTCGTTGAAGGCCTCAAAGCTGTCCATGCCCTTGTCGATGCGGCTCTTGATGCGGCGCGCCACCCCGGAGACCAGATCGCTCTCGCGGTAGCTCAGGGCGTCGAGCTGAAAGTCGGCGTCGTCGAGGTGCTCGGTGTCGGTGTTGCGGGTGACGACGGGGTTGGTCTCGGAGAGGGTGCGGGTGGCCTGACGTGTGAGCACCCGGGCCATGGTGAAGAAGTTGCCGTCGTTGAGCTCGTGGGCGTATTCGCCGATGCGGGCCTTGGCGACCTGCTGAAGCATGACCACGTTGGCGCCTTCAAAGGTCGCGAAGACGTCAACATCGGTGCGGATGGCGGCGATGCGGTTGAGCCAGAGGTAACCCTGGCCGCCGCAGGCTTCGCGGGCGGCCTGGGTGGCGCCGAGCGCGAAGTTGGAGGCGTAGGCTTTAAGCCCGGCGGCCAGCGCTTCGGTCTGGCGTCGATCGGGATCGACGCTGTTGTAGCGACGCGTGAGCTCGCGCAGCGCAAAGGTCAATGCGTAGGCGGTGGCGATGCGGGGCAAGAGCGCGCGCTGCTGCATGCGGTAGTCGAGCACCGGAATCTCGGGGGCGCCGGCCGGGCCGAACTGGCGGCGTTGATCGCTGTAACGGGTGGCAATGGTCAGCGCGGATTTGGCCGCGCTCAGCCCGCCGGCGCTCACGCCCAGGCGCCCGGCTACAAGCGTGCCGAGCATTGTGAAGAAGCGCTTGTTGGGGCTGGGAATGGGGCTCTCATAATGCCCCTCTTCGCTGACGTTGCCGTAGCGGTTGAGGAGGTTCTCGCGGGGCACGCGCACCTGGTCAAACCAGATGCGGCCGTTGTCGACCCCGTTGAGCCCCATCTTCAGGCCCTGATCTTCGATGCGCACCCCGGGCATCGGCTGGCCCTTCGCATCGCGGATGGGCACGAGCAGGGCGTGCACCCCGTGGTTGACGCCCTCGACGATGAGCTGAGCGTAGACGGTGGCCAGGGTGGCGTAGGTACCCGCGCCGCCGATCCACTCTTTGCGGGCGGTCTCGGTAGGGGTGTGAATGATGAAGGATTTGGAGTCGGGGTCGTAGGTTGCGGTCGTCTCCAGGTCGCGTACGTTGGAGCCGCGGCCCATCTCGGTCATCGCGTAACACCCCTGAAGCTCCAGGCTGGCCAGGCGCGGCAGGTAGGTGCGGTGGTGATGCTCGGTGCCCATGAACATGATTGAGCCTCCGAAGAGGCCAAACTGCACGCCGAACTTCACCAGCAGGCTCAGGTCGAAGTGGCCAAGCGTCTCGAAGATCGCCAGGAACTCGCTCATATCGCGGGTGCCGTCGGCGCGTTTGTCGGGCACGCAGCGATCGCCAATGCCGGAGTCGGCCAGGGCTTTGAGCCAGGTAACGACGAGCTCGCGGTAGTCTTTGAGGGGAAGCCCGTCGGTGTATTCGAACTGATCGCCAGCGAGCAGCTCCCGCACCATCTCCCGGGTGGCGCGATGGGGAGCGTCGAGGAGCTCGCCGAGCTTTTTCGGATCAAAGTCGAGGTTACGCGCTGGCAAGGTCGCCGAGGTGTCGCGAGCTTCGGGGCGAAGTTGTTCGGTGGCTTCAGTGCCCACGACGCCCAGGGCTTTTTCGATCTCGCGCAGCGAGGTGCGCAGCTCCTCGTTGGCCGGAGAGCCCTCGGCGGGAGGGGCGGCCAGGGCCATGCGCATGCCCAGCTCGGCCAGGCTGAGGCGCTCGTCGGTGGCCAGCGCGCCACCGTCGCGGTGCAGGGCGCGCAAAAGGTAGCGCAGCGCCACCGGACCGGGAGGGTTTTCGGGATCGAGCCAGCTGGCGAGGACCTCCTGATCCTCGGAGCTCAAACCCAGCATCTTCGTCATACGTTCGCGAAGCTCCAGGAGCTCGCGCTCGTGAAGCTCACCGTCGGCCCAGGCCACATAGATCATGGGCAGCAGGGGCAGGAGCTGGCGGGCGTCGAGCAGCGCTTGCAGCGCTTCCAGGTCGGGGTGCGAGGTGCCGGGTGTGGATGCAGACATCAAACCTCCATCATCGTCAGTGTGCGAGCGGGCGCGGCGAAGGCGTGTGCGGGCCGCGTGTGCGCAACGTCAAAAGGCCTCGTGTGGGAGAAGCCCACAGGGGGCGAGGCCGGGGATCGCTTGGAGCATCGGCGAGCCTAAGCACCACCGGGGGTGGGGCGAGTGATTTTCGGCGTGTGCTCTTTCTATTTTGGGACGGTGGATCTATACCATGAAGCCTTACGCGGGAGGAGACGCATGGCGAGGTGGAGCCGATGAACGAGTCAACCAGCGAGCTGGAGGGGCTGCGTAAGCTCTATGAGTTTACGAGGCATGTGCTGTCGGGCCAGGCCCGGGGCGGTGCGTTGCGACGTCTGGTCGAGGCGACGCGCGAGCTTACCAACGCCGATCACGTCTACCTCTTTACCCACCGCAATCAGGGGCTGGAGATCCGCGCGCGTGCCACCAGTGAGTACGGCGATGATCTCGGGGACAGCCACGATGAGGAGGGGTTCTCCACGAGCATCGTCAATCGGGTCTTTGAGAGCGGTCAGCCGCTGCTGGTCAACGATCTTCCCAACCACCCGGTGCTGGGCCGCGCTCCGTCGATTATGGAGTTGAGCCTGCGCAGCGCGATCTGCGCGCCCTATGCGATTGAGGGGCGTATCGCGGGGGTGATCTACGCCTCGGTGCATCGCATCACCGATGCGTTCACCGCCTGGCATCTTGAACTTCTGAAGGTGGCCGCCAGTCAGGCCGGGCTGTTGTTGAGCAGTGCGCTGGTCAGCGAAGCGTTACGGGAGAGTGAGGCGCGGCACCGCTCGGTGGTGGAGATGTCGCGCTCGGCGATTGTGGTCGTGGGCGGCGATGAGGTGCTCTTTGCCAATCAGGCCGCGCACAGGCTCTGGGGGATGAGTCCGCAGGACTTTGTGGCGAGGCGGCTGGCTGAGCTCTTTGATGGATGGCGCTCAGGGGCGTACCTGGAGTCGGTGGAGCAGCGCGAGAGCGTGGAGAGCGCGGAGGCCTGGGCGGTGCGCGGCGATGGCAGCACGTTGAGCGTGGAGGCCAGCGCGCAGCCCATTGTGTTCGACGGGCGAGATGCGATGCAGCTGATGATCAGCGGGGTGGCCGAGAAGAAGGCGATCCTGGCCGAGAGGTTGCGCATGGATCGCCTCGTGGTCATGGGCACGATGGCCGCCACCGTCGGCCATGAGATCAACAACCCGCTCTCGTACGTGCACGCCAACCTCGACTATGCGCTCGAAGAACTCGATGTGTGGATGAGCGCGCGCGGCTATGATGACACAAGCCACGGGCTGGGAGAGGTCTTCGACGGACTGCGCTCGGCGCTGGAGGGGGCGGAGCGCATCCGCGGGGTGGTCGAGAGCATTCAGAGTTTCTCGGCGCTGGAGCGGGGGATGCCCTCGGCGACCTGGATCGATCAGCCGCTCTACTCCTCGGTGCGCATGGCCCGCGGGGAGATGGGGCCGCGCATTGAGATCGATCTTCAGCTCGCGTCGACCTCACCGGTGACGATGAGCCAGGCGCAGCTCGGTCAGATCTTTATGAACCTGCTGATCAACGCAGCGCACGCGCTCAGTGATGCGTCGGTGCCGCAGCCCCGCGTGGTGGTGCGATCGCGTCAGGAGGGCGACTGGGTCTGGGTGGAGTTTGAGGACAACGGGCCGGGCATCGATGAGGCGGTGCTTCCCCACGTCTTTGAGCCCTTCGTCACGACCAAGGAGGCTTCACGCGGCACCGGGCTGGGGCTGGCGATCTGCCACCAGATCGTGGCCGATTGCGGCGGGATCATCACCGCGGAGCGCGGGGCAGATGGTGGCTGTTTGATGCGACTTCGACTTCCGGCGGCCAGCGACCCGACCACGCAGATCTTCGAGGTGTTTGAGAATGAGGGGGAGAGTGAGCGGCGGGGAAAGGTGCTGGTGGTTGACCCGGACCCGACCATCGGGGCCAGCCTCAAGCGGGTGCTTCGCGCCCAGCACGACGTCGATGTGGTCACCGACGTGGAGGAGGCCACCCGTGCACTGGGGCGCGCGATGCCGGAGTACGATGTGGTGCTCTGCGATGTGCGCCTTCGCGGCGGCGCGGGCCTGGAGACGGTGCAGTGGGTGCGTCGGCACGCGCCCCGTTACTGGCAGCGGTTGGTGGCGATGACGGCCAGCGCCTGCTCGAGCTCGCAGCAGCTGATGCTCGATGAGTTGCCCAATCCCTGGTTGCGTAAGCCCTTCGAGCTTGCCAATTTGCGCGGCATCGTCGCCGCGCTGGTGACGGCCAATGAGGAATCGCGCGCGCGCGAGCAGGCCCGGCGACTCTCCGGGCCGCGCGTTGAGGCGGAGCGCGATGGCGAGAGCTGACGTCGGGGGGCGCAGGACATCGGGTCGGATAGGTCCATTCGGCCCCAACTTTACGGGTTCATACGAGGAGTGTGCAGATGAGCGAGCGCGACGATGAGTTGATGGGGAAGGTTCGCAGGCTCTTTCCGGTGCAAGACTCCAGTGAGGAGGGAGGCGACGACTCCGAGGGCGCTGACGCGGCTGAAGAGGCACGCGATGAGGACGCGCCGACGTCTTCCGATGATGTCGATGATGTCGATGATGTCGATGATGTCGATGCCGATGGCGGGGCCGGGGTGGAGGAGGATGCCGAGGACGACGCAGAAGATGTCGATAATGTGGTGCGTCTTCCCTTCGGGCGTCAGGACACCCGGCGCTCACCCGCGCCGAACCAGCCCAAAGCCCCCGACGATCCCCGCGCGGCGGCCAAACTCGCGCTCTTCTCTCGCCTCATCGAAGAGGGGATGGTGATGGTCACGCTCGACCCGCGTGTCGATGGGGTCGTTGTGCCCTCGCGTTTTCTGGGTCAGCCGGAGCTTCGGTTGAACTTCTCCCATAACTTCCACCTGGCCGACTTCGACTACGACGGCCAGGGGGTGCGCGGCTCACTCTCGTTTCAGGGCAAACGCTTCTTCTGCGACATTCCCTGGGCGGCGATCGATATGCTCTACGCCCATGAGACTGGCGAGGCCTATGTGTTTGAGCCGGTGATCGGCGGGCCGAAAGGCTAAAGATGTGAGTTTTAAGGGGGGCCAGACGACGCTGTGGCCACGTCAGCGGGCTTCGGGCTCTTGAGGCGGGGGTGTCTGCTCAAAATGCTCGCGGACCTCTTCTCGGGCCTGCTCGTCTTCGGGGGGCACCATCGTGTAGCGCACGCAGAGCGACATCGATGCGCTGATGCCGACCAGGATGGCGGTGATGAGCGCGGCCTGCTTCCAGGACATGGTGTCGCGTTGCTCGATCATGCCGAGCTCTTTGAGGAGCTCGGCCGAAGGCGTGTGCTGCGGTGAGAGATCCTGGCAGCGGATGGCGAGCTGGCGAGCCTGCTGGCGCAGCGCGATGTCGCCTGAGGCTTCAAAGCGGCGGGCGTAAAGGCTGGCCAGGAGCATGTGCGCCTCCAGCCGCACTGGCGAGAGAAGCACCGCCTGGCGAAGATGTGGCTCGGCCAGCTCGGGGGCGTCCTGGGCGAGGTGGTCGCGGGCCCGGGCGGTGGCCTTGAGCGCGCGGGCGTCGGCCTGCTCGGAGATGTCTGCGTCGAAGCCCGCGTCGATAGCGAGCTGGCGAAGCGTGTCGGCGTCGGGAAGTTGTGCGTCGTCGGACCAGCGCGCTTCGGCGCGCGCCAGGTAATCGTCGATGGGGTCGGGGGTCATGGTCGGTGTGCCGCAGGAGGTGGGGAAGGGGAGGCTCAGCGATCGCTGGTTTTGAGCGCGCGGCGCCCCTCGATGTGCAGGGAGACGTCGGCGACGAAGGCCTTGAGCAGGCCGCAGGCATGCGGGCTGGGGCGGTGGATGCGCTCGGCGTAGGCCATGGCTTCTTCGAAGGTCTGGCCCTCGGGTTTGTAGTTGTTGAGGTAGTTGCGAAAGCGGTCCAGGTTTCCTTCGCGCCCCAGCTCCGGGTGAAACTGGGTGGCGATCACCGGCCGCCCCCGCACCCTGACCGCCTGATACACGCAGCGCTCGCTGGCGGCCAGGTGCACCAGCTCATCGGGAAGCGCAATCGCGCTGTCATTATGCCCGAGCTGCGCATCAAAGACTTCCGGGAGCTCGCCAAAGAGCGGGTCGTTATGCCCCTCCTCGGTCAGTGTGATGGGGAAGGTGCCCAGCTCGGCGCGCGCCGGATCGCGCTCCAGCGTGCCGCCCAGCGCCTGCACGATGGCCTGAAAGCCGAAGCAGGACGCGAACATCGGCACGCGGGCCTCGATCACCTGGCGGGTCAGATCGAGGAAGTCCTGGTGCCAGTCAAAGCCTCCTTCAACAAGCGAGAAGGCGCCGGCGCCGCCGACCATCACCGCGTCATACCCCTCCCGGGGGAAGGTGTCGGCCGGGGTGGTGGCGATGTTGAAGGTGGCAAAGGCCTCGACGCTTAAGTCGCACTGGGTCGCAAAGGCCTCCAGCTCATGGCGAGCCATGGGGTCGTCGGCGGTGCGGGCCTGGATCAGGAGGATACGGGGGGAGCTGCGGGGCATAACGCGAGGCTTGGGCGAAGGGGGGATGAGGTCGGCCAGGGAGGGAGCCGCTTGCGACCTCATCATGATCAGGTCAGCGCCACT from Lujinxingia vulgaris harbors:
- a CDS encoding NRDE family protein yields the protein MCTILIATRCAPDCPLFVVANRDESYVRPASSPALREIGGMRVLAPRDERSGGSWLGLNEAGIFVAITNRFEVERRPHHRSRGELVWQSLGRASVEEALEGVRGLSPADYGGFHLLLADETRAQVIWSDGEVFREEVLAPGYHALSERSFGAGASKRLERLARQLPGQRPLNDGMRRSLIEAMAWRDEEHPFESTCVHMPELDYGTRSSTLVALGERVRFEHAEGPPCEADYVSYAAELKALGL
- a CDS encoding hybrid sensor histidine kinase/response regulator; amino-acid sequence: MNESTSELEGLRKLYEFTRHVLSGQARGGALRRLVEATRELTNADHVYLFTHRNQGLEIRARATSEYGDDLGDSHDEEGFSTSIVNRVFESGQPLLVNDLPNHPVLGRAPSIMELSLRSAICAPYAIEGRIAGVIYASVHRITDAFTAWHLELLKVAASQAGLLLSSALVSEALRESEARHRSVVEMSRSAIVVVGGDEVLFANQAAHRLWGMSPQDFVARRLAELFDGWRSGAYLESVEQRESVESAEAWAVRGDGSTLSVEASAQPIVFDGRDAMQLMISGVAEKKAILAERLRMDRLVVMGTMAATVGHEINNPLSYVHANLDYALEELDVWMSARGYDDTSHGLGEVFDGLRSALEGAERIRGVVESIQSFSALERGMPSATWIDQPLYSSVRMARGEMGPRIEIDLQLASTSPVTMSQAQLGQIFMNLLINAAHALSDASVPQPRVVVRSRQEGDWVWVEFEDNGPGIDEAVLPHVFEPFVTTKEASRGTGLGLAICHQIVADCGGIITAERGADGGCLMRLRLPAASDPTTQIFEVFENEGESERRGKVLVVDPDPTIGASLKRVLRAQHDVDVVTDVEEATRALGRAMPEYDVVLCDVRLRGGAGLETVQWVRRHAPRYWQRLVAMTASACSSSQQLMLDELPNPWLRKPFELANLRGIVAALVTANEESRAREQARRLSGPRVEAERDGES
- a CDS encoding ClpXP protease specificity-enhancing factor SspB, whose amino-acid sequence is MSERDDELMGKVRRLFPVQDSSEEGGDDSEGADAAEEARDEDAPTSSDDVDDVDDVDDVDADGGAGVEEDAEDDAEDVDNVVRLPFGRQDTRRSPAPNQPKAPDDPRAAAKLALFSRLIEEGMVMVTLDPRVDGVVVPSRFLGQPELRLNFSHNFHLADFDYDGQGVRGSLSFQGKRFFCDIPWAAIDMLYAHETGEAYVFEPVIGGPKG
- a CDS encoding type 1 glutamine amidotransferase, producing MMRSQAAPSLADLIPPSPKPRVMPRSSPRILLIQARTADDPMARHELEAFATQCDLSVEAFATFNIATTPADTFPREGYDAVMVGGAGAFSLVEGGFDWHQDFLDLTRQVIEARVPMFASCFGFQAIVQALGGTLERDPARAELGTFPITLTEEGHNDPLFGELPEVFDAQLGHNDSAIALPDELVHLAASERCVYQAVRVRGRPVIATQFHPELGREGNLDRFRNYLNNYKPEGQTFEEAMAYAERIHRPSPHACGLLKAFVADVSLHIEGRRALKTSDR
- a CDS encoding acyl-CoA dehydrogenase family protein, which codes for MSASTPGTSHPDLEALQALLDARQLLPLLPMIYVAWADGELHERELLELRERMTKMLGLSSEDQEVLASWLDPENPPGPVALRYLLRALHRDGGALATDERLSLAELGMRMALAAPPAEGSPANEELRTSLREIEKALGVVGTEATEQLRPEARDTSATLPARNLDFDPKKLGELLDAPHRATREMVRELLAGDQFEYTDGLPLKDYRELVVTWLKALADSGIGDRCVPDKRADGTRDMSEFLAIFETLGHFDLSLLVKFGVQFGLFGGSIMFMGTEHHHRTYLPRLASLELQGCYAMTEMGRGSNVRDLETTATYDPDSKSFIIHTPTETARKEWIGGAGTYATLATVYAQLIVEGVNHGVHALLVPIRDAKGQPMPGVRIEDQGLKMGLNGVDNGRIWFDQVRVPRENLLNRYGNVSEEGHYESPIPSPNKRFFTMLGTLVAGRLGVSAGGLSAAKSALTIATRYSDQRRQFGPAGAPEIPVLDYRMQQRALLPRIATAYALTFALRELTRRYNSVDPDRRQTEALAAGLKAYASNFALGATQAAREACGGQGYLWLNRIAAIRTDVDVFATFEGANVVMLQQVAKARIGEYAHELNDGNFFTMARVLTRQATRTLSETNPVVTRNTDTEHLDDADFQLDALSYRESDLVSGVARRIKSRIDKGMDSFEAFNDCQDHVIAVANANVERFVLECFIEAEKNTTDAALRRALSQLRKLFALSIIEKDMAWFLENGYVQGNKAAAIRDRVNTLCAELRPDAVAFVDAFQIPDTLLSAPIAFSEGKAPADAQVEHARGIARD